The DNA sequence TACTTTTTATTCACTTATTCTTTAAGCTGTATCTAGACTTAATACTCATTCTAATGTTTGCAGGTAATGTTGTGTGGATAGAGGAAATTACAGCGGCTCGAGCCCTCATGGAAACCTCAAAGAAAATTATCACTGACTCAAGATCAAACGGAACCATAAAATATAACgaagaatttttatctgataCTGAAATAGCTCCAAGTAGTAATAAAAAGGTAAATTAAAACTCTGTCCAAATATCCAACTGTTAAGATAAATGGACATTCTTAGCTCCATCtttgctgtaaaaaaaaaatcatcacctACAAGCCGAAGAATCACAAGCACCATTTGCTCTCAGGcactatgttgccaaatttctgagacttttccaattttttatgcTATAAATGTTAAACAGAgtcattgtaaaattttaaataatatttcttttgtcatcaaaattaatccctgaatatttcataaaagcatgtgcaaaagttttaaagaagaaattaaaacaatattgagAAATTCAGCAATATAGCGTCTCAGCGTAAATGGCGCTCGTGGTACTTTAGctggaaggtgacaaaataCGAATAAACTCatcagattatttttcttctgttgGTCAACGCAAGGACATGCCTTCTTGTAACCTATTTCAATGAAGCTTTGTATTAAGTAAGGATTGCCAACCCTCTTTAATTCAGTCAGCCATGCTACAAAAAAATGGTACATACCTAAAAATTCAGATGTTAGgtctgacatttttttttttttttttttgagaactcctgaatatttttcctggaaagtTTTAGGCTCTTAGcattaaattgcaaatattctgaaaatattaGAGGAACAATGTGTAAGATTTTTACCCCTGTAGTCAAGGTTTCTGCAAAAGAGTACGGCAATATTTAAAGGTTCGTACAGCGCGCTGAGAAGACACTGCAGCGTCTTCCATTAGGTATATCCCTTAGGGGCATAAAGAAGAGTGTATGGGGGAGAAAGCATCTGCTTAGTTCTGGAGGCTACTTATAGGGAGGGGGGGGATAATGGAGAAAAATAACTCTAATTATGTGCTCGCTATGCAGCGAATATTCCACTTTCTATAATGCCTTTGGTTTTTCAGGATGAAGACAAAGACGCGGTGAAAGTGTCCGACCTAAAGACAACTGTTCCACCTGGTATTTGGAGGAAAGGCAAAGATTGCCCAAAATCAGACTCCATTTTCCTTCGTTTTGCCACATTTGCTGATAAGAAAGTCATGAACAACATCAAGAACAATGACTACATCAATAAATTCGGTAAAAATTTCTCTCCCTCTTTATGTCAATTACTTTTAAGTATTCCTTTAACATGTTGGCTGTCATATCATATCAATCCACAGCAATGCCATCTTAATGATAGTTAAAGTAAAAAAGTGTGGATCTCAGATTGCGAGACTGTAAGTCTTCacttatgttttatttcttcgaaggaaaatcaaccaacagtttctattgaaatttCCTGTGAATTTTGCTCAACATTTCTATTTACAAAAATCACtcaaaatcggaaggaaaaatttgcattaattttcctttgaggaaaataaaacataatccTACATTTTTAAGTGTCGCAACGGGTCTTTTGCATGTAAAAGATGCAGCCAAGTAAATTGGCTCTCCTCCGATGAAATCTCGCAAAAGTCTCAATGGGTGTGTAAAAACAGtgtgaaatcaactcttaagcACCCATTCTGTGCAGTTTGCAACatgcttttccaaattttgggcaaaattatttgaaaattatttaaattgcaCAACAGCCATTAgaacatttttgggaaaattagATGGTggtaaaactgaaaaacaggACCCAGATCTGTCACTGGTAAGTACTGCTCTCTTCTGCTGACATCACATCTGTCTATATCTATGCTTCATAACAAAAACACTGACAGCTTCATTCTTACCACAAATGGTGAAATAAGTTTCCGTGTCATTGACCGTACAGACTGTGATGGTCTATATGAATCATGTCGTCACTCATCTTTGAAAGccgagatggaaaatttcatgaaaatttgtggTATTGGACtttcaaatgtaaaatttctgCAATGGTCCTTGTGAGAGCTCATGCAAATCTGAATCGTACTTGTAATATCTCTGTATTTTTATCTCAGTTTGGTAATCAACGCATCAACCGCTTTCTCTCctattttatcatgaaattaaGTTTCAAAAGATGGTTTCTGTATGTTATCATATGAGTTCCTGAAATATTTGTATGTGCTCAAAGTCTTTGATTTCATCTGCACACAATCTTGTGACATGGTATGACTGGCAGTGTAACACAGTAAGTGGTTCAATTTACAAACTTTAAACATGAACTTGAGTCTTCATTCAGTTCTTATAACCTACTACAACTTCTcaaaaaatgctatttttttttattattactcatcaaattttgaaaaatgtatcttGCTCTGTGTTTTTCAGGCATGATCTCAAGTCATCGTCAGCCGCCGTTTGGAAATGAACGAATGTTCAGAAGACCACATTACGATGTTGGCGATGAGGTAGCAGCTACCGACGCAAGGGCAAAACTGTTGAGTAAAACGGGTAATCCATGGAGTAGCATAGCTTACACATGGGGAATGTTCGACCGGACTAAATATCCAGTGAAGAACTGTAAGAATGTTATTTTATGCCcattttccctccactttttttttttttcctaaagcattgcaaatttaaaaaattgttatattacttgattgaaatgaaaaaactttttctctctttcaacACACCTATGACTTGTGAAAATATTTATCATCAATAGAAAGTAAATTATTAAACAAGAAGCTCTTTCAGCTATGCATTGTAGGTTTACAACTGCCTAAGTTGCCGTTAGTGACAGAATATATTGCTCAGTTCACCTGTAGCTTCACGCTAGCTTGCCTGCACAGTTTTTGATTTCAATGTCCAAAATtctcaacttgaaaaatttacttACAGTTCCAcctgagaaaaaagaagaagacaatTTCTTCGCAGAGCTTCCCAAACATTCTCCACTCTCAACTAAACTTGGAATCGTTTCTGAAGACGGAGAAGAATGGAGATCACGGATTAGAGCTCCCAGGATGAGGATGCATGCTGATGATGAAGCTTCAGCACCTCGCAGGGTTTTGAAACCCAGGTTcgttttgcgaaatttttataaatcatTTGTCTtcggatatttttttctcccatttagtcaaattttttgaTGTCAGATGTAAACAAGGAAATATTTGTAACATATACCATGCACAATGTTTATTACACCACCCAGCAGCCAATAATTAAGCAAAATAAAAGTCACTTCTCAAAGAAAATggtgattttaaaaaagttaaatttactaCCGTTGTCAGGACACTGGTTGAAGTCTCAAATTGTCTCTAGGTAATGTAAAAATAGTCCAACAATCTGGAATATATGTAATTAATGAGagattttgaatgaattttttctcagctcTCCTAGCTCCGGAGAAGTTCAGGGCATCATGTATTTCatgcatgatttttttctggaagATTGCCGGCAAGATGTCTAATACCAAGAAAAACAAACCTAGAAACAAGGTTGGTGAAATTCCACCAGGAAAATATGGACCAAAATAAGCTAGGCTTTCTTTCTGTCACTGTCTGTTAGCTCTAGGGATCTTTctgttctttcaatttttattttccatgtaTGAGcactgtaaaaataaaaattacctaATCATTTGTTGGTTCCTTCTTATTTCAGCCGGAGATCCAACGTCATGAGCAGACTGGGTGGAAAAGAAGTTCTAGAAATTGCCCCTCTTCAGATCAAGGTCGAACGAGGCTCATCAATCAGTGATAACGAAGGAGTGACAGAAGCGGTAGTCAGTGATTCCGCTCCAattgaggaggaagaagaggactTGGAGGAGGATTCCCCGTCAACGTTGCAGATCACGAGAGTCGTCTCGCCTGTCCAGAGGAAAAGGCCGACTCGCAAAGCAGTGAGACGCAAGAAAATCAAAAAGCGCAAAGTAGAATCTTCAAACTCAAGCTCAGACTCCAGTTCGGATGATGAAAGCTCCAGTGACTCGAGTAGCAGTTCTAGTAGTAGCGGTTCAAGCAGCGATAGTTCCTCCAGTAGTAGTAGTTCGGGTAGCAGCAGTTCAAGTAGTGATAGTAGTAGCAGTTCTAGTTCTAGTGGTAGTTCTAGCTCCAGCAGCAGTTCTTCGAGTAGTGATAGTGAATCGGACACGGAGAAGGTCGCTAGGAAGAAAGTCAAAGTCAGCAAATCACGGAAGTCAGTTCTGCAAGGTGCTCAAAGTCGTGATAGACAAAGAGTCCTCTCTGAGTTTAGTACAAATTACGACGATGAAGAGGATGACTTCGATCTCCCCATAAAACAACGAAGTGCAGTACATTGCGTTTCGATGCCAGCAGTGCGGCAGCCCCACGTCAGAGACTTAAGATTTACGATAAAGAATTCAAGGAATAATAAGTTGTCAACAAACCGCTTCAAGCCCAAACGACTGAATGATCGGCGTGATGGCGCACAACGCCGGGAAGGGCGCTTCCATGATGTGCGACGGGACCCCCCACTGGGTGGAATAACTGATCTCCGGGAGAAGCTTCGCAACAGAAAGATGAACAAAGTTTCACGGTTGAAGGAAGACCGGTTCGACATAGATTCGCCACTTCAAATAGAAGTTGATAATGATCTGTACTACCGCAGATAAATAATATATTTCGAGTGCAACTCATTttgctacaattttttttttgtgatgtgCGTAGTTACAACCCTGTAATTACGAGGTTCTCAAATTTCTCCCAGGAAGTCAGTGAGCTCTCTGAGTGAAGATGAAACAAGCAGTCAATTGAAAACTCGTCATATCTCAAAATACATTCATTCCTATGTGTAAGAAACAAAATTTATCCTTAGCTAACTATATGTATAACAGAAGATGATGCATCAAACAAAAGTTCGGTGGATTTTTGCACCCTTTAAAGGAAAACACTTTTTGAGAATGG is a window from the Bemisia tabaci chromosome 5, PGI_BMITA_v3 genome containing:
- the LOC109031364 gene encoding uncharacterized protein, encoding MTLPSSESTMIRNVKLEVDDENRMDVDMVEEPANPMDGIDSEEEEGQVSEEGEIWDSGGPDSPVQPNNAKTPTESNRNFRGFTTILEEAEEPDAAKLEERAKRFGLDPSEPRPILSKKIRNLYESMGVDPHDKLFRLNTIHMEGTENMNTQDVFDYFKEYAPIAVEWIKDSSCNVVWIEEITAARALMETSKKIITDSRSNGTIKYNEEFLSDTEIAPSSNKKDEDKDAVKVSDLKTTVPPGIWRKGKDCPKSDSIFLRFATFADKKVMNNIKNNDYINKFGMISSHRQPPFGNERMFRRPHYDVGDEVAATDARAKLLSKTGNPWSSIAYTWGMFDRTKYPVKNFPPEKKEEDNFFAELPKHSPLSTKLGIVSEDGEEWRSRIRAPRMRMHADDEASAPRRVLKPSRRSNVMSRLGGKEVLEIAPLQIKVERGSSISDNEGVTEAVVSDSAPIEEEEEDLEEDSPSTLQITRVVSPVQRKRPTRKAVRRKKIKKRKVESSNSSSDSSSDDESSSDSSSSSSSSGSSSDSSSSSSSSGSSSSSSDSSSSSSSSGSSSSSSSSSSSDSESDTEKVARKKVKVSKSRKSVLQGAQSRDRQRVLSEFSTNYDDEEDDFDLPIKQRSAVHCVSMPAVRQPHVRDLRFTIKNSRNNKLSTNRFKPKRLNDRRDGAQRREGRFHDVRRDPPLGGITDLREKLRNRKMNKVSRLKEDRFDIDSPLQIEVDNDLYYRR